A genomic region of Luteibacter aegosomatissinici contains the following coding sequences:
- a CDS encoding amidase codes for MNSGLVYQDATKLADLIRTKEVSPVEVMRAHLDRIDAANPHLNAIVTVADSAMKAAKAAEAAVMAGGNLGPLHGVPFTAKDSFDTAGVLTQLGSPIFKGRVPDSDATSVARMKQAGAILLAKTNLPEFSYWIESDNLLSGRTLNPWNRERTPGGSSGGESAAVAAGMSPIGLATDVAISVRGPAALTGVVGFKPTHGRIPMTGIWPRVPRRFWHAGPIARSVRDVALAYSLLAGPDGADGFSISPPTLDAGTGPGLGRPLRIGWLVEPGFGLVDSDVAATVQAAADALKSTGMIVEPVRLPVLEEINALDLLWKLQAMETKPAFRAATQGHEALIYKHVQAVFDTPDTSIEDFVLAEQQIELMRDGFAQYFQRYDALLCPVTPVPAHAHDAAEFVINGQAVSSLHVMDATAPLSVTGLPGLSLRFGTSRDGLPIGVQLVAPWLAESTILHLGAVLERLSPVRDQHPSLTAMGMAA; via the coding sequence ATGAATTCCGGACTCGTTTACCAGGATGCGACGAAGCTCGCCGACCTGATCCGCACCAAAGAGGTTTCACCCGTGGAAGTCATGCGGGCGCACCTGGACCGTATCGACGCGGCCAATCCGCACCTAAACGCCATCGTCACCGTCGCCGACAGCGCCATGAAAGCGGCAAAGGCCGCTGAAGCGGCCGTGATGGCCGGCGGAAACCTCGGGCCGCTGCACGGCGTTCCCTTCACCGCAAAGGATTCGTTCGACACCGCCGGCGTCCTGACCCAGCTCGGCTCCCCCATATTCAAGGGCCGGGTCCCCGACAGCGATGCGACCAGCGTGGCCCGCATGAAGCAGGCCGGCGCCATTCTCCTCGCCAAAACCAACCTTCCCGAGTTCTCGTACTGGATCGAAAGCGACAACCTGCTTTCCGGCCGCACGCTCAACCCGTGGAACCGGGAACGCACCCCGGGCGGCTCGAGCGGCGGCGAATCTGCCGCGGTCGCCGCGGGCATGTCGCCCATCGGCCTGGCCACCGACGTCGCCATCTCGGTCCGTGGGCCGGCAGCGCTTACCGGCGTTGTCGGATTCAAGCCGACCCATGGCCGCATTCCCATGACCGGGATCTGGCCGCGCGTACCGCGTCGATTCTGGCATGCCGGGCCGATCGCGCGCTCAGTGCGTGACGTCGCCCTGGCCTATTCGCTTCTGGCGGGCCCGGATGGTGCAGACGGCTTCTCGATCAGCCCGCCCACGCTTGATGCAGGGACTGGCCCGGGGCTGGGACGGCCATTGCGCATTGGCTGGTTGGTGGAACCGGGCTTCGGCCTTGTGGACAGCGACGTCGCGGCGACCGTCCAGGCCGCCGCCGATGCCTTGAAGTCGACGGGCATGATCGTCGAACCCGTGCGGCTGCCTGTCCTTGAGGAGATCAATGCCCTGGACCTGCTGTGGAAGCTGCAGGCCATGGAGACGAAGCCTGCATTCAGGGCAGCCACCCAAGGCCACGAGGCACTGATCTACAAGCACGTGCAGGCCGTGTTCGATACCCCCGATACGTCCATCGAGGATTTCGTTCTCGCCGAACAACAGATTGAGTTGATGCGAGACGGCTTTGCGCAGTACTTCCAGCGTTACGACGCCCTGCTCTGCCCCGTCACACCCGTGCCGGCGCACGCCCACGACGCGGCTGAGTTCGTGATCAACGGCCAGGCCGTCTCCTCCCTGCATGTGATGGATGCTACGGCGCCCCTCAGCGTGACCGGCCTGCCGGGGCTCAGCCTTCGCTTTGGCACCAGTCGTGACGGCCTGCCGATCGGCGTGCAGTTGGTCGCACCATGGCTGGCGGAGTCGACGATCCTGCATCTGGGCGCTGTACTGGAGCGGTTGAGCCCGGTGCGCGACCAGCATCCGAGCCTCACGGCCATGGGCATGGCGGCCTGA
- the cysW gene encoding sulfate ABC transporter permease subunit CysW, which produces MKARIDKRRAGLVRRLGRGLIILLASLFLCLFLVVPLASVFVEALRQGAHAFLDSLDQAEAIAAIRLTLLVAVISVPLNVVFGIAAAWAMTRFEFRGKALLGAFIDLPLSVSPVVSGLLFVLMFGAQGWFGPWFAAHDIQVIFAVPGLILATIFITLPFVARELIPLMQAQGSEEEEAARVLGASGLQTFFRVTLPNIRWALLYGVLLCNARAMGEFGAVSVVSGHIRGLTTTMPLEVEMRYNEYNYVGAFAIASLLALLALVTLAVKSFLEWRYHNDMDATAPRRR; this is translated from the coding sequence GTGAAAGCACGTATCGACAAGCGCCGCGCCGGGCTCGTCAGGCGGCTGGGCCGCGGGCTCATCATCCTGCTGGCCAGCCTGTTCCTGTGCCTGTTCCTGGTGGTGCCACTGGCATCCGTATTCGTCGAGGCGCTTCGCCAGGGCGCGCATGCTTTCCTTGATAGCCTGGACCAGGCAGAAGCCATCGCCGCCATCCGCCTTACCTTGCTGGTCGCGGTGATCAGCGTGCCGCTCAACGTCGTCTTCGGCATCGCGGCGGCATGGGCGATGACCCGTTTCGAGTTCCGCGGCAAGGCCCTGCTCGGTGCGTTTATCGATTTGCCGCTATCGGTTTCGCCGGTGGTCTCGGGCCTGCTGTTCGTCCTCATGTTCGGCGCACAAGGCTGGTTCGGGCCGTGGTTCGCGGCGCATGACATCCAGGTCATCTTTGCCGTGCCCGGCCTGATCCTCGCCACCATATTCATCACACTACCGTTCGTCGCACGCGAGCTCATCCCCCTGATGCAGGCCCAGGGCAGCGAGGAAGAGGAAGCGGCCCGCGTGCTCGGCGCCAGCGGCCTACAGACGTTTTTCCGGGTCACGCTGCCGAATATCCGCTGGGCGCTGTTGTATGGCGTGCTGCTGTGTAACGCGCGTGCCATGGGTGAATTCGGCGCCGTGTCCGTCGTCTCCGGTCATATCCGTGGCCTGACGACCACCATGCCGCTCGAAGTCGAGATGCGCTACAACGAGTACAACTACGTCGGCGCCTTCGCCATCGCCAGCCTGCTCGCCTTGCTGGCCCTGGTCACCCTGGCGGTGAAATCCTTCCTGGAATGGCGCTACCACAACGACATGGACGCTACGGCGCCACGGCGCCGCTGA
- a CDS encoding sulfate ABC transporter substrate-binding protein: MKLRPTLLSLAAAVVALPVMAKDITLLNVSYDPTRELYKGINTAFAADWKAKHGDSVTIQMSHGGSGKQARAVVDGLPADVVTLALAYDIDAVADRGLLGKDWQSRLPDNASPYTSTIVFLVRKGNPKAIHDWGDLVKNGVQVITPNPKTSGGARWNFLAAWGYALKQPGGNDDTAKAYVKTLFQHVPVLDTGARGATNTFAQRGIGDVLVAWENEALLAKQGPGGDQFEIVIPSVTIVAEPPVAVVDKNAAAHGTRDVADAYLKFLYSPQAQDIEARNFYRPRSADVAAKYAAQFPKVNTFTLNDVFGDWRKAQAKFFAEGALFDQIGPGN, translated from the coding sequence ATGAAGCTGCGCCCTACCCTGCTATCCCTCGCGGCCGCCGTCGTGGCGCTGCCGGTGATGGCGAAGGACATCACGCTACTGAATGTCTCGTACGACCCTACCCGCGAGCTTTACAAGGGTATCAACACCGCCTTTGCCGCCGACTGGAAAGCAAAGCATGGCGATAGCGTCACCATCCAGATGTCGCACGGTGGCTCTGGCAAGCAGGCCCGTGCCGTTGTGGACGGATTGCCTGCTGATGTCGTGACCCTGGCGCTGGCCTACGACATCGATGCCGTGGCCGACCGGGGGCTGCTCGGCAAGGACTGGCAATCACGCCTGCCTGATAACGCCTCTCCCTACACCTCCACCATCGTCTTCCTTGTACGCAAGGGCAACCCGAAGGCCATCCACGACTGGGGTGACCTGGTCAAGAATGGCGTCCAGGTCATCACGCCCAACCCGAAGACATCAGGCGGCGCGCGCTGGAATTTCCTCGCGGCGTGGGGCTACGCCCTAAAGCAGCCCGGCGGTAATGACGATACGGCCAAAGCCTACGTAAAAACGCTGTTCCAGCATGTCCCCGTCCTGGATACCGGCGCACGCGGGGCAACCAACACCTTCGCCCAGCGCGGTATCGGCGATGTGCTTGTCGCGTGGGAAAACGAAGCGCTGCTCGCCAAGCAGGGCCCGGGTGGCGACCAGTTTGAGATCGTCATTCCCTCGGTGACGATCGTCGCCGAACCGCCTGTCGCCGTTGTCGACAAGAATGCGGCGGCCCACGGAACGCGCGATGTCGCCGATGCGTATCTGAAATTCCTGTACTCGCCACAGGCGCAGGATATCGAGGCGCGCAACTTCTACCGGCCACGCTCGGCCGACGTGGCGGCGAAGTATGCCGCGCAGTTCCCCAAGGTGAACACGTTCACCCTCAACGACGTATTCGGTGACTGGCGCAAGGCACAGGCGAAGTTCTTTGCCGAAGGCGCCCTCTTCGACCAGATCGGGCCGGGCAACTGA
- the cysT gene encoding sulfate ABC transporter permease subunit CysT, with protein MRRRVLPGFGLSLGYAVAYLGLIVLLPLAALAWKASDVGFSGILRLLSSPRTQAALKLSFGGALVAACVNVVVGLAVTWALVRYRFPGRRVLDALIDLPFALPTAVAGIALTAIYAPNGWLGRWLVPLGIQVAYTPLGVLVAMVFVGFPFVVRTLQPVLQSLEQEVEDAAESLGATAAQTFLRVILPTLLPTLLTGFALALARAVGEYGSVIFIAGNIPLRSEIAPLLIVQKLEEFDYAGASALGIVMLLFSLALLVLVSVVQRWTRRWAEAAA; from the coding sequence ATGCGGCGGCGTGTATTGCCCGGCTTCGGGTTGAGCCTTGGCTATGCCGTCGCCTACCTGGGGCTGATTGTCCTTCTGCCGTTGGCCGCGTTGGCGTGGAAGGCATCGGATGTCGGGTTCAGTGGCATCCTGCGTCTGCTCTCGTCACCACGCACGCAGGCGGCGTTGAAGCTCAGCTTCGGCGGCGCGCTGGTCGCTGCTTGCGTCAACGTGGTCGTTGGGCTGGCCGTGACGTGGGCGCTGGTGCGTTACCGCTTCCCCGGGCGCCGCGTGCTCGATGCGCTCATCGACCTGCCGTTCGCCCTGCCCACCGCCGTTGCGGGTATCGCGCTGACGGCGATCTACGCGCCCAACGGCTGGCTGGGTCGCTGGCTGGTGCCGCTCGGCATCCAGGTGGCGTATACGCCACTTGGCGTGCTGGTGGCCATGGTGTTTGTCGGCTTCCCTTTCGTGGTACGCACGCTACAGCCCGTGCTGCAATCGCTGGAACAGGAAGTGGAGGACGCGGCGGAAAGCCTGGGAGCCACCGCGGCGCAGACTTTTCTTCGGGTGATCCTGCCTACGCTCTTGCCTACATTGCTTACGGGCTTTGCACTCGCGCTGGCACGCGCCGTGGGTGAATACGGCTCGGTGATCTTCATCGCCGGAAACATTCCCCTGCGCTCGGAGATTGCACCCCTGCTGATCGTGCAGAAGCTGGAAGAGTTCGATTACGCCGGTGCGTCGGCACTCGGCATCGTGATGCTCCTGTTCTCGCTGGCCTTGCTGGTGCTGGTGTCTGTCGTACAGCGGTGGACCCGGCGCTGGGCGGAGGCAGCGGCGTGA
- a CDS encoding XdhC family protein, which translates to MKSYDELRRLALAWRGLADSPGERAALVTIVHTSGSTFRRVGAAMLVRADGSIVNPLAGGCPQRAIVERSLQVMASGELAYAAYNAEQGLDVLLEAGCGGELEVAIEPLAPVVPSFVDELDAILATSKPFQIVTHFPASPAMAPPTRTCTPLPVDGFAATCDNVESERLDGGTRLIETFDAPVSLVVAGACHEAVELAALAARMGWRGIVVDTSAYRLAQVALDLTGWQALEARPENLAATVRLDGSTALVSMTHNLDLDIAYLRAGAAFGAFYLGALGSQRRARTIASAVPAAALRVPAGLDIGSNTSREIGLAIVAEIMATRHKRDGQALSHTGRPIH; encoded by the coding sequence ATGAAGTCATACGATGAACTGCGCAGGCTGGCCCTGGCATGGCGGGGTCTCGCTGATTCGCCTGGCGAACGAGCCGCACTGGTCACCATCGTGCATACGTCGGGATCCACCTTCCGCCGCGTGGGTGCGGCGATGCTGGTGCGCGCCGATGGCAGCATCGTGAATCCCCTTGCGGGCGGTTGTCCTCAAAGGGCGATCGTCGAGCGATCCTTGCAGGTCATGGCATCCGGCGAACTGGCATACGCCGCGTATAACGCCGAGCAGGGGCTGGACGTGCTCCTGGAAGCGGGATGTGGCGGTGAACTGGAGGTTGCCATCGAGCCACTGGCGCCCGTCGTTCCTTCCTTCGTCGACGAACTGGATGCCATCCTCGCCACGAGCAAGCCTTTCCAGATCGTCACCCATTTTCCTGCATCGCCCGCGATGGCCCCGCCGACGCGGACATGTACACCGCTGCCCGTCGATGGTTTTGCCGCCACGTGCGACAACGTCGAGAGCGAACGGTTGGACGGTGGCACGCGGCTTATCGAAACGTTTGATGCGCCCGTGTCGCTCGTGGTCGCCGGCGCGTGTCACGAAGCCGTGGAGCTGGCTGCGTTGGCGGCGCGCATGGGGTGGCGGGGCATCGTCGTGGATACATCCGCCTATCGGCTGGCGCAGGTGGCGCTGGACTTGACCGGATGGCAGGCGCTCGAGGCTCGCCCCGAGAACCTGGCAGCGACGGTTCGGCTGGATGGTTCCACGGCATTGGTCAGCATGACCCACAACCTGGATCTGGATATTGCTTACCTGCGGGCAGGAGCCGCCTTCGGTGCCTTCTACCTGGGCGCCCTGGGCTCACAGCGTCGCGCCCGAACCATTGCCAGCGCCGTGCCGGCCGCCGCGCTGCGCGTGCCGGCCGGCCTCGATATCGGCTCCAACACCAGTCGCGAGATCGGCCTCGCCATCGTCGCGGAAATCATGGCCACGCGGCACAAGCGCGATGGGCAGGCCCTTAGCCACACGGGTCGCCCGATCCACTAA
- a CDS encoding TetR/AcrR family transcriptional regulator: MDSQAGRNSKDTILEAATLMAQAHGYGGLNLRGLAEDVGIKAASLYHHFPSKADLATAVARRYWEDAAAGLEAITARFADPAERLRKYPGTFRAALANDNRMCLCSFMTAEFDDLPDVVKKEVEVFTDVNVAWLGKTLVEAGIVTAKDAKKRAHAIFAAVAGAQLMARGRNDIKLYDAMIKNYQAAGLLPE, encoded by the coding sequence GTGGATAGTCAGGCAGGCAGGAATTCCAAGGACACGATCCTTGAGGCGGCGACATTGATGGCGCAGGCCCACGGCTACGGTGGCCTGAACCTTCGCGGCCTGGCGGAAGATGTCGGCATCAAGGCGGCGAGCCTCTACCACCATTTCCCGAGCAAGGCGGATCTCGCCACCGCGGTGGCCCGGCGCTACTGGGAGGATGCCGCTGCGGGGCTGGAAGCGATCACGGCGCGATTCGCGGATCCCGCGGAGCGCTTGCGGAAGTACCCGGGCACGTTCCGTGCGGCGCTCGCCAACGATAACCGCATGTGCCTGTGCAGCTTCATGACGGCCGAGTTCGATGACCTTCCCGATGTGGTCAAGAAGGAAGTCGAGGTGTTCACCGACGTCAATGTGGCGTGGCTGGGCAAGACGCTCGTCGAAGCGGGCATCGTGACCGCCAAGGATGCTAAGAAGCGCGCACATGCCATTTTTGCGGCGGTGGCCGGCGCGCAACTCATGGCGCGCGGGCGGAATGACATCAAGCTTTATGACGCGATGATCAAGAACTATCAGGCAGCCGGCCTGCTGCCGGAGTAG
- a CDS encoding LysR family transcriptional regulator, with protein sequence MMNPAWLRSFTTLAAEGTFTRAAETLELTQAAVSQHIRQLEAQLGPLLIRRPRGVELTPAGHALLAYGEEVARAERCLASRLSNADALDGVVSIITPGSVGLSTYPKLLDIQRETPGLVVRHRFAPEEDVLQAVLDNRFDIGIVSRRPDDERLAIERFCEEALELVIPADAEVSDWEDLLRLGFIDHPDGQSMATRLLARRFPGKRLGEVPVTGFTNQIALILEPVARGLGFSVLPRHARRAFARQEAIRVLDADRAIVETLWLIHRAEWELPRRARHVVDELHVRLAKD encoded by the coding sequence ATGATGAACCCGGCGTGGCTTCGCTCATTCACCACTCTTGCTGCGGAGGGCACCTTTACCCGTGCCGCCGAGACGCTCGAACTGACCCAGGCAGCGGTGAGCCAGCACATCCGTCAACTGGAAGCCCAGCTTGGCCCCTTGTTGATCCGGCGGCCACGCGGCGTGGAGCTGACGCCAGCGGGGCACGCGCTGCTGGCCTATGGTGAGGAAGTGGCGCGGGCCGAACGTTGCCTGGCCTCGCGCCTGTCCAATGCGGATGCGCTCGATGGCGTGGTGTCGATCATCACCCCGGGCAGCGTCGGCCTGTCGACCTACCCGAAGTTGCTGGATATCCAGCGGGAAACGCCAGGGCTGGTGGTGCGCCACCGTTTCGCCCCCGAAGAAGATGTGCTCCAGGCGGTGCTCGATAACCGGTTCGATATCGGCATCGTGTCGCGCCGCCCCGATGACGAGCGGCTGGCCATCGAGCGTTTCTGCGAGGAAGCCCTCGAGCTGGTCATTCCGGCGGATGCGGAGGTGAGTGATTGGGAGGATCTGCTCCGCTTGGGCTTCATCGACCATCCGGATGGCCAATCCATGGCGACTCGCCTCCTGGCCCGCCGTTTTCCCGGTAAACGCCTGGGTGAGGTACCGGTTACGGGGTTCACCAATCAGATCGCGCTTATCCTGGAACCCGTCGCCAGGGGGTTGGGTTTCAGCGTTTTGCCACGGCACGCGAGGCGGGCATTCGCGCGACAGGAGGCGATCCGCGTGCTCGATGCTGACCGGGCTATCGTTGAAACGCTATGGTTGATCCACCGGGCCGAGTGGGAATTACCCCGCCGTGCACGGCATGTCGTGGACGAATTGCACGTACGCCTGGCCAAGGACTGA
- a CDS encoding NADH:flavin oxidoreductase/NADH oxidase, whose product MSALFTPFTLKDVTLRNRIAIPPMCQYRAEDGFTNDWHQVHYPAIARGGAGLVIVEATGVSPDGRITPACLGIWDDAHVEGLSRIAASIKASGAVPGIQIAHAGRKASAQRPWEGDDHIDAADPSAWETVGPSALAYGRGLPRVPRAMTLDDIARVKSDFVAAAKRARAAGFEWLELHFAHGYLAQSFFSAHSNQRDDIYGGNAENRGRFLLETLAAVRAVWPENLPLTARFGVLEYDGRDEETLAESIELVRKMHGEGLDMLNVSVGFTIPETNIPWGSAFLGPIAERVRREAGLPVASSWGIDDPHAANRVIADGQMDLVMIGRAHLSDPHWPYKAAMALEVPRPSWTLPPSYAHWLERYAPMRA is encoded by the coding sequence ATGTCCGCCCTGTTCACCCCCTTCACCCTGAAGGACGTCACGCTCCGCAATCGCATCGCCATCCCGCCCATGTGCCAGTACCGCGCCGAGGATGGCTTCACCAACGACTGGCACCAGGTGCACTACCCGGCCATCGCCCGCGGCGGCGCCGGTCTGGTCATCGTCGAGGCCACTGGCGTGTCGCCCGATGGCCGTATCACGCCTGCGTGCCTGGGCATTTGGGACGACGCCCATGTCGAGGGGCTTTCGCGCATTGCTGCCTCGATCAAGGCCTCCGGTGCCGTGCCCGGCATCCAGATCGCCCACGCGGGCCGCAAGGCCAGCGCACAGCGCCCATGGGAGGGCGATGACCACATCGATGCCGCCGACCCGAGCGCGTGGGAAACCGTTGGCCCTTCCGCGCTTGCCTATGGCCGTGGCCTGCCCCGCGTTCCGCGTGCCATGACCCTGGATGACATCGCCCGCGTGAAGTCGGATTTCGTGGCCGCCGCGAAGCGCGCCCGTGCTGCCGGTTTCGAATGGCTCGAGCTGCATTTTGCCCACGGCTACCTGGCGCAGAGTTTCTTCTCCGCCCACTCGAACCAGCGCGATGATATTTACGGTGGCAACGCGGAGAACCGCGGCCGCTTCCTGCTGGAGACGCTCGCGGCCGTACGCGCCGTGTGGCCGGAAAACCTGCCGCTCACTGCGCGCTTTGGCGTGCTTGAGTACGACGGCCGCGACGAGGAAACCCTCGCCGAGTCGATCGAACTGGTGCGCAAGATGCACGGCGAGGGCCTCGACATGCTCAACGTCAGTGTCGGCTTCACCATTCCCGAGACGAACATTCCCTGGGGCTCGGCCTTCCTGGGTCCCATCGCCGAACGCGTGCGCCGCGAAGCCGGCCTGCCGGTCGCCTCGTCATGGGGCATTGATGATCCGCACGCCGCAAACCGCGTGATTGCCGACGGCCAGATGGACCTCGTGATGATCGGCCGCGCGCACCTGTCCGATCCGCACTGGCCGTACAAGGCCGCCATGGCACTGGAGGTGCCACGGCCGTCGTGGACACTGCCGCCGTCGTACGCACACTGGCTGGAGCGTTACGCGCCGATGCGCGCCTGA
- the paoC gene encoding aldehyde oxidoreductase molybdenum-binding subunit PaoC, with protein sequence MKFDTPATVNPIDRLKVVGQPHDRIDGPLKTTGTAHYAYEQHDAVPAHAYGYIVPATIGKGRVVSIDTSRAKVAPGVLAIVTAKEAGKLTKGKYNTAMLLGGPDVQHYHQALAVVVAETFEQARSAAALVRVDYARTPGAFDLAAAKAAAVKPDDGQPDTAVGDFSGAFAAAPVKLDATYTTPDHSHAMMEPHASIAAWDGGKLTIWTSNQMIHWGKGDVATTLGLSPDNVRLISPYIGGGFGGKLFVRADAILAALGARAANRPVAVALPRPVMFNNTTHRPATIQRIRIGATPDGKITAIGHEGWSGDLRGGGPETAVQQTRLLYAGANRMTATRLATLDLPEGNAMRAPGEASGLMALEIAMDEMAEKLKLDPVDFRVLNDTQVDPEKPNRPFSQRNFVQCMRTGAERFGWNQRSATPGARRDGRWLLGMGVASAFRNNLVMKSGARVRLGKDGRATVETDMTDIGTGSYTVIAQTAAEMLGLPIGQVTVLLGDSSFPVSAGSGGQWGGNSSTAGVYAACVKLREAIAGALGMDPATVVFEDGKVTAAGKSKAIAEAAAGGELVAEDSMEYGDLAKKFQQSTFGAHFVEVGVDAATGEIRVRRMLAVCAAGRILNPKSARSQVIGAMTMGVGAALMEELVVDKRLGFFVNHDLAGYEVPVHADIPHQEVVFLDETDPVSSPMKAKGVGELGLCGVAAAVANAVYNATGVRVRDYPVTLDKLLDKLPAA encoded by the coding sequence ATGAAATTCGACACGCCTGCCACCGTCAATCCCATCGACCGCCTCAAGGTGGTCGGCCAGCCCCATGACCGTATCGATGGTCCGCTGAAAACCACGGGCACTGCCCACTATGCGTACGAGCAGCACGATGCCGTACCCGCGCACGCATACGGGTACATCGTGCCTGCCACGATCGGCAAGGGCCGCGTCGTATCGATCGATACGTCGCGCGCCAAAGTGGCGCCCGGTGTGCTGGCCATCGTGACTGCCAAAGAGGCGGGCAAGCTCACCAAGGGCAAATACAACACGGCCATGCTGTTGGGTGGGCCCGACGTGCAGCACTACCACCAGGCCCTTGCCGTGGTCGTCGCAGAGACCTTCGAGCAGGCGCGCTCGGCCGCGGCGCTGGTCCGCGTCGATTACGCCCGTACCCCCGGCGCCTTCGATCTCGCCGCCGCGAAGGCCGCAGCGGTCAAACCTGATGATGGCCAACCCGATACTGCCGTGGGTGATTTTTCCGGTGCTTTTGCCGCGGCACCCGTGAAGCTCGATGCCACGTACACGACGCCCGACCATTCCCACGCCATGATGGAGCCGCACGCCTCCATCGCTGCCTGGGACGGCGGCAAGCTCACGATCTGGACCTCCAACCAGATGATCCACTGGGGCAAAGGCGACGTGGCGACGACCCTGGGCCTTTCGCCCGATAACGTTCGCCTCATATCGCCCTACATCGGCGGTGGTTTCGGCGGAAAGCTGTTTGTCCGGGCGGATGCGATTCTCGCGGCGCTGGGTGCCAGGGCCGCGAATCGACCGGTGGCCGTGGCGCTGCCGCGACCCGTCATGTTCAACAACACCACGCACCGGCCCGCAACGATCCAGCGCATCCGCATAGGGGCCACGCCAGACGGCAAGATCACGGCCATCGGGCACGAGGGGTGGTCGGGTGACCTGCGGGGCGGTGGGCCGGAAACGGCCGTGCAGCAGACGCGCCTTCTTTACGCCGGCGCAAATCGCATGACGGCAACCCGGCTGGCCACCCTGGATCTGCCCGAAGGTAACGCCATGCGCGCGCCCGGCGAGGCGTCAGGCTTGATGGCACTGGAAATCGCCATGGACGAGATGGCCGAGAAGCTCAAGCTGGACCCCGTGGATTTCCGCGTGCTCAACGACACCCAGGTCGACCCCGAAAAGCCCAACCGGCCATTCTCACAACGCAACTTCGTGCAGTGTATGCGCACCGGTGCGGAACGGTTCGGTTGGAACCAGCGTTCCGCCACGCCGGGGGCTCGGCGCGACGGGCGCTGGCTACTCGGCATGGGCGTGGCATCGGCATTCCGGAACAATCTCGTCATGAAGTCGGGGGCCCGTGTACGTCTCGGCAAGGATGGCCGGGCGACCGTTGAAACCGACATGACCGACATCGGCACGGGCAGCTACACCGTCATCGCGCAGACCGCCGCTGAAATGCTCGGCCTGCCGATCGGGCAGGTCACCGTGTTGCTCGGTGACTCCTCGTTCCCGGTATCGGCCGGGTCGGGCGGGCAATGGGGAGGCAACAGCTCGACGGCGGGTGTCTACGCGGCCTGCGTGAAGCTTCGCGAGGCGATCGCTGGCGCGTTGGGCATGGATCCGGCCACCGTCGTGTTCGAGGATGGCAAAGTGACGGCCGCTGGCAAGAGCAAGGCCATCGCGGAAGCCGCGGCTGGCGGTGAGCTCGTTGCCGAAGACAGCATGGAGTACGGCGACCTGGCGAAGAAGTTCCAGCAATCGACGTTTGGCGCCCATTTCGTCGAAGTGGGGGTGGATGCCGCCACCGGCGAGATCCGGGTTCGCCGTATGCTGGCGGTCTGCGCGGCAGGGCGTATCCTCAATCCCAAATCGGCGCGCAGCCAGGTGATCGGTGCGATGACCATGGGCGTCGGTGCGGCCTTGATGGAGGAACTGGTGGTCGATAAGCGACTGGGTTTTTTCGTGAATCATGACCTGGCCGGCTACGAGGTGCCCGTCCATGCGGACATCCCCCACCAGGAGGTCGTCTTCCTCGACGAAACCGATCCGGTGTCTTCGCCCATGAAGGCCAAGGGCGTCGGCGAACTCGGGCTGTGTGGCGTTGCCGCCGCCGTGGCAAACGCCGTATATAACGCTACCGGCGTACGCGTGCGCGATTACCCGGTCACCCTGGACAAACTTCTGGATAAGCTCCCGGCTGCATGA
- the paoA gene encoding aldehyde dehydrogenase iron-sulfur subunit PaoA — translation MIGRDTPQTHRHEGDALDTHDPLTISRRGFLKLTAVSATVAATPPLVARATVPDGGRAPVMQQVALEVNGKQTTLSLDTRTTLLDALREHMHLTGTKKGCDHGQCGACTVLVDGRRINSCLTLAVMHQGSKVTTIEGLGTPEKLHPLQAAFVKHDGYQCGYCTPGQICSAVGALDEIHRDVPSHATADITAKAAFSTLELRERMSGNICRCGAYSNIVEAVSEYAGSQV, via the coding sequence ATGATCGGGCGTGACACACCCCAGACCCACCGGCATGAGGGCGACGCCTTGGATACACATGATCCCCTGACTATCTCTCGTCGTGGCTTTCTCAAGCTGACGGCCGTGTCAGCGACGGTGGCTGCCACGCCCCCGCTCGTCGCCAGGGCCACTGTCCCTGATGGAGGCAGGGCACCGGTCATGCAGCAGGTCGCCCTTGAGGTCAATGGCAAGCAGACCACGCTTTCGCTCGATACCCGGACCACGCTGCTCGACGCCTTGCGCGAGCACATGCACCTTACCGGCACCAAGAAGGGTTGTGACCACGGTCAATGCGGGGCCTGCACGGTGCTGGTCGACGGGCGGCGGATCAACAGCTGCCTGACCCTGGCGGTCATGCACCAGGGATCGAAGGTCACCACCATCGAGGGCCTGGGCACGCCGGAGAAGCTGCATCCGTTGCAGGCCGCCTTCGTAAAGCACGATGGCTACCAATGCGGTTATTGCACGCCGGGGCAAATCTGCAGTGCCGTGGGCGCATTGGATGAGATCCACCGGGATGTACCGAGCCACGCCACGGCCGACATCACGGCAAAGGCCGCCTTCAGCACCCTCGAATTGCGCGAACGCATGAGCGGAAACATCTGTCGCTGCGGCGCGTACTCGAACATTGTTGAGGCCGTGAGTGAATACGCGGGGAGCCAGGTATGA